In a genomic window of Methanoregula sp. UBA64:
- a CDS encoding DUF99 family protein: MHIPKKGLRVLGIAESYSGRSQSTLAGIVMRRDLVIDGTVFSRVTVGGMDATEAVLSMVRSLGRRDIGAILLSGCVIAFFNIIDPEKVCTETGLPVVCVTYENSEGLEGDIRHHFPGDETRLAAYLRLGERTAFELPGGTVFLRSWGIETGDAGRLVAAFTSEGKIPEPLRVARICARAAHTCFAGKQPSLP; the protein is encoded by the coding sequence ATGCACATCCCGAAAAAGGGCCTCCGGGTGCTCGGGATCGCCGAAAGTTATTCCGGGAGATCGCAGTCCACCCTCGCCGGGATCGTGATGCGCAGGGATCTTGTTATCGACGGGACTGTTTTTTCCCGGGTCACGGTCGGGGGCATGGATGCAACGGAAGCGGTTCTTTCCATGGTCCGGTCGCTTGGCCGCCGGGACATCGGCGCGATCCTGCTCTCGGGATGCGTGATCGCGTTTTTCAATATCATCGACCCGGAAAAAGTCTGTACTGAAACCGGGCTTCCGGTAGTCTGCGTGACCTACGAGAACTCCGAAGGACTCGAAGGGGATATCCGGCACCATTTTCCCGGCGACGAAACCCGCCTTGCCGCGTACCTGCGGCTCGGGGAGCGGACGGCCTTTGAGCTGCCCGGCGGGACGGTCTTTCTCCGGAGCTGGGGGATCGAAACCGGGGATGCCGGCCGGCTGGTTGCGGCATTTACCTCCGAAGGGAAGATCCCGGAGCCGCTCCGGGTCGCCCGGATCTGTGCACGGGCAGCCCATACCTGTTTTGCCGGAAAGCAACCGTCGCTGCCCTGA
- the aglJ gene encoding S-layer glycoprotein N-glycosyltransferase AglJ, with protein sequence MKFNKDEVCILIPTLNESLTIGPVVKEFRDLGYSHILVVDGKSTDNTVKNARDAGAVVRTQTGKGKGNAIIEAFEVIEQPYILMLDGDGTYSAKDADKMLTPLFLGFDQVIGDRLINAEEGSFSRVNLFGNHMLNLFFKLAHSRDLHDILSGYRSFTKLAIQQMNLKETGFEIETEMSVEAVRNGQRIMVVPIRYSRRPGTPTKLSPFHDGIRIVSTIYRLARVNNPMFYFGIMGAFCALLGLLTGVYVLLEWLHHIDHIPLTILTVLLIVVGIEIFMFGVISDMLLVFHREIIREIQLNQPPRQK encoded by the coding sequence ATGAAGTTCAACAAAGACGAGGTCTGTATCCTGATCCCGACCTTAAACGAGAGCCTGACCATCGGGCCGGTGGTAAAGGAGTTCAGGGACCTCGGGTATTCCCATATCCTTGTCGTTGACGGCAAGAGTACGGACAATACCGTAAAAAATGCCCGTGACGCCGGTGCGGTTGTCAGGACCCAGACCGGCAAGGGAAAGGGCAATGCCATCATCGAGGCTTTCGAGGTAATAGAGCAGCCCTACATCCTGATGCTCGACGGCGACGGTACGTACTCGGCCAAGGATGCGGATAAGATGCTCACCCCGCTCTTTCTGGGGTTCGACCAGGTGATCGGCGACCGGCTGATCAATGCCGAGGAGGGCTCGTTCTCCCGGGTCAACCTCTTTGGCAACCATATGCTCAACCTGTTCTTCAAGCTCGCCCACAGCCGCGATCTCCACGATATCCTTTCGGGCTACCGGTCCTTCACGAAACTCGCCATCCAGCAGATGAACTTAAAAGAGACCGGCTTTGAGATCGAGACCGAGATGTCAGTCGAGGCGGTCAGGAACGGCCAGCGGATCATGGTCGTCCCCATCCGGTACTCCCGCCGCCCGGGCACGCCCACGAAGCTCTCCCCGTTCCATGACGGGATCCGGATCGTCTCCACGATCTACCGCCTGGCCCGGGTCAACAACCCGATGTTCTATTTCGGGATTATGGGTGCGTTCTGCGCGCTCCTTGGCCTGCTCACCGGGGTATATGTCCTCCTCGAATGGCTCCACCATATCGATCACATCCCACTCACGATCCTTACGGTGCTTTTGATCGTGGTCGGGATCGAGATCTTCATGTTCGGGGTGATCTCGGATATGCTCCTCGTCTTCCACCGCGAGATCATCCGGGAGATCCAGTTAAACCAGCCGCCCCGGCAAAAATAA
- a CDS encoding RNase P subunit p30 family protein, with protein sequence MKITDACVVPYPLGDSSVRRMALEARSLGFDSIVVPDAPAQTICGVDVIPGVYLSGLPAKDVQNKAKRCRGTGAMLSVQAGDNGFIRTVANTRGVHVLRGIYAADKHAFDHVAAKIAADNNTAVDIDLAPVIFGRGHQRQKAIHRYLDVMVLERRFEFPLTISSSARSVLGMRAVREVAGLCSLFGMDETGVQAALAGVARVMAPEVGAVTVI encoded by the coding sequence ATGAAGATCACCGATGCCTGTGTTGTTCCATATCCGCTTGGTGACTCATCGGTCCGCCGGATGGCACTCGAGGCGCGCTCGCTTGGCTTTGACAGCATCGTTGTCCCTGACGCACCAGCCCAGACGATCTGCGGCGTTGACGTGATCCCCGGGGTTTACCTTTCCGGCCTTCCCGCAAAAGACGTCCAGAACAAGGCAAAGCGCTGCCGTGGCACCGGGGCAATGCTCTCCGTGCAGGCCGGGGACAACGGGTTTATCCGGACTGTTGCAAATACCCGGGGCGTCCATGTCCTGCGGGGCATCTATGCCGCTGACAAGCATGCGTTCGACCACGTGGCAGCAAAGATCGCGGCCGACAACAACACGGCCGTCGACATCGATCTTGCACCGGTCATCTTCGGCCGCGGGCACCAGCGGCAGAAAGCAATCCACCGGTACCTTGACGTGATGGTGCTCGAACGCCGGTTCGAGTTCCCGCTCACGATCTCCTCGTCCGCCCGTTCCGTGCTCGGGATGCGTGCGGTCCGTGAGGTAGCCGGCCTCTGTTCTCTCTTTGGTATGGACGAGACCGGCGTCCAGGCCGCGCTTGCCGGTGTCGCCCGGGTGATGGCACCCGAAGTAGGTGCGGTAACGGTGATCTGA
- a CDS encoding KEOPS complex subunit Pcc1 codes for MTVPVFHHTAEFRFTTPHAGQIYRSLLPELAEEVSPRTATRCRIDGETLVLTVEAEDLAALRAALNMFLRLVNVADEMQDIA; via the coding sequence GTGACCGTTCCTGTGTTTCACCATACCGCCGAGTTCCGGTTCACCACGCCCCATGCCGGGCAGATCTACCGCTCGCTCCTTCCCGAGCTTGCCGAAGAGGTCAGTCCCCGTACGGCAACCCGCTGCCGGATCGACGGGGAGACGCTGGTCCTTACCGTGGAAGCTGAGGATCTCGCGGCGCTGCGTGCGGCGCTCAACATGTTCCTCCGCCTCGTAAACGTGGCTGACGAGATGCAGGATATTGCCTGA
- a CDS encoding rubredoxin → MTQQTVKLARWVCLECHYIYDPAKGDKTQNIPPGVAFEDLPDTWVCPICKIFKTKKGVFKRLDD, encoded by the coding sequence ATGACGCAACAGACGGTAAAACTCGCCCGCTGGGTATGTCTTGAATGCCATTATATCTACGATCCGGCCAAAGGGGACAAAACGCAGAACATTCCCCCGGGAGTCGCTTTTGAGGACCTGCCGGATACCTGGGTCTGCCCGATCTGCAAGATCTTCAAGACAAAAAAAGGCGTATTCAAGCGCCTCGACGACTAA
- a CDS encoding 2-isopropylmalate synthase, with the protein MRGIVFFTDSRAKNDVTVFDTTLRDGEQTPGIAFTFEQKIEIARQLSDIGVHTIEAGFPASSAPEKETVAAIKRLGLDANICGLARSVKADVDACIDCDVDMIHVFIPTSDIQRENTINKTREQVLDITGEIIRHVRAHVDKCMFSPMDATRTDHDYLVKVCQTAAEAGATIINIPDTVGVISPSGMKTLMGRLAREVKCPLDVHCHNDFGLAVANTIAAVEAGASQVQVTVNGLGERAGNADLAQTVMIMESIYGIHTGIKKERLVETSRLISRFSGLAIPPIQPVVGENVFSHESGIHTQGVLKCSETFEPGIMTPEMVGHRRRLTLGKHVGRHAVRQMLTDAHIQPDDTQLDIIVEKVKAIASKGKRVTEADLYEIAESVMGIPAGKKMLQLEDIAIMTGNHAIPTASVRAQVNGAEHVYSSVGNGPVDAALKAIVGIIPSRIQLTEFNIEAISGGSDAMCHVTIAVEDEHGHVYDASGSGDDIVLASVDALVNAINLTSRD; encoded by the coding sequence TTGCGGGGGATCGTTTTCTTCACCGATAGCCGTGCGAAGAACGACGTGACCGTTTTTGATACGACACTCCGTGACGGGGAGCAAACCCCGGGGATTGCCTTCACATTCGAACAAAAGATCGAGATTGCCCGTCAGCTTTCCGACATCGGAGTGCACACTATCGAGGCAGGGTTCCCTGCATCGTCCGCACCCGAGAAGGAGACCGTTGCCGCGATCAAACGCCTGGGACTCGACGCAAACATCTGCGGTCTGGCCCGCTCGGTCAAGGCCGACGTCGATGCCTGCATCGACTGCGACGTGGACATGATCCACGTGTTCATCCCGACCTCGGACATCCAGCGGGAGAACACCATCAACAAGACCCGCGAACAGGTGCTCGATATTACCGGCGAGATCATCCGCCATGTCCGCGCCCACGTGGACAAGTGCATGTTCTCGCCGATGGACGCGACCCGGACGGACCACGATTATCTCGTTAAGGTCTGCCAGACAGCAGCGGAAGCCGGCGCCACGATCATCAACATTCCGGACACGGTCGGGGTCATCTCGCCCTCGGGGATGAAGACGCTCATGGGCCGGCTCGCCCGCGAGGTAAAATGCCCGCTCGACGTCCACTGCCACAATGACTTCGGCCTCGCGGTCGCAAACACGATCGCCGCAGTCGAAGCCGGTGCCTCGCAGGTGCAGGTGACCGTAAACGGTCTCGGGGAACGGGCCGGTAATGCCGATCTCGCCCAGACCGTGATGATCATGGAGTCGATCTACGGGATCCACACCGGGATCAAAAAAGAGCGGCTCGTGGAGACCTCGCGCCTCATCTCCCGGTTCTCGGGGCTTGCCATCCCGCCCATCCAGCCGGTGGTCGGAGAGAACGTCTTCTCGCACGAGAGCGGCATCCACACGCAGGGTGTCTTAAAGTGCTCCGAGACGTTCGAGCCGGGCATCATGACCCCGGAGATGGTGGGCCACCGCCGCAGGCTGACGCTGGGAAAGCACGTCGGCCGGCACGCGGTCCGGCAGATGCTCACCGACGCCCACATCCAGCCCGACGACACCCAGCTCGACATCATTGTCGAGAAGGTCAAGGCGATCGCAAGCAAGGGCAAGCGCGTCACCGAGGCCGACCTGTACGAGATTGCCGAGAGCGTCATGGGTATCCCGGCCGGCAAAAAGATGCTTCAGCTCGAAGACATTGCGATCATGACCGGCAACCATGCCATCCCGACCGCAAGCGTCCGGGCACAGGTGAATGGCGCTGAGCACGTCTATTCGAGCGTGGGAAACGGCCCGGTCGATGCCGCCTTAAAGGCAATCGTCGGGATCATCCCGTCCCGGATCCAGCTCACCGAGTTCAACATCGAGGCGATCAGCGGCGGCTCGGATGCCATGTGCCACGTCACCATCGCCGTCGAGGACGAACACGGCCACGTGTACGATGCGAGCGGGAGCGGGGACGACATTGTCCTTGCCTCGGTCGATGCACTCGTGAACGCGATCAACCTCACGAGCAGGGATTAA
- a CDS encoding ferredoxin, with translation MKVTIDRMQCVSCGSCWDTCPALFMQNEEDSFSQIVPEYRENNDLSASIVLPDTIGCARDAADLCPAAIIAIEE, from the coding sequence ATGAAAGTAACGATCGACCGGATGCAGTGCGTGAGTTGTGGTTCCTGCTGGGATACGTGCCCGGCGCTCTTTATGCAGAACGAAGAAGATTCGTTCTCCCAGATCGTGCCGGAGTACCGGGAGAATAACGATCTTTCGGCAAGTATCGTGCTGCCCGATACCATCGGCTGTGCCCGCGATGCCGCCGATCTCTGCCCGGCGGCCATCATCGCTATCGAAGAATAA
- a CDS encoding Rpp14/Pop5 family protein, which yields MAVRPPTLREKRRYVLARIDPEGTPVDPKDLYYAVYEAVVSLFGDLVAAAMQPSVIAIESGCALLRCRRGSERELMIALSTLVACREAPVALRILAVSGTLESLRDRIAAFQEKRDVKQAPAAGESAGQAGSPAEEPPLPVTEYRFGTTPVEIVAGRGHKVDVIEKGFKNTRRLYLATEDLEILHATTIPDGI from the coding sequence ATGGCAGTCCGACCGCCCACGCTCCGGGAGAAACGCCGGTATGTGCTTGCCCGGATCGATCCCGAAGGAACCCCTGTGGATCCAAAAGACCTCTACTATGCAGTATACGAGGCGGTCGTCTCGCTCTTTGGCGATCTTGTTGCCGCGGCAATGCAGCCCTCGGTCATTGCGATCGAGAGCGGATGCGCCCTCCTGCGCTGCCGGCGGGGGTCCGAGCGGGAACTGATGATCGCGCTCTCGACCCTCGTTGCCTGCCGCGAAGCGCCTGTTGCCCTCAGGATCCTTGCGGTATCGGGGACATTAGAGTCCCTCCGGGACCGGATCGCAGCATTTCAGGAAAAGAGGGATGTGAAGCAGGCCCCGGCTGCCGGGGAATCCGCGGGGCAGGCCGGTTCCCCTGCGGAGGAGCCTCCCCTTCCTGTCACGGAGTACCGGTTCGGGACCACCCCGGTCGAAATCGTGGCAGGCCGCGGTCATAAGGTTGATGTAATAGAAAAGGGATTTAAAAATACACGCCGATTGTATCTGGCAACAGAAGATCTGGAGATTTTGCATGCAACCACAATACCAGATGGGATATGA
- the psmA gene encoding archaeal proteasome endopeptidase complex subunit alpha: MQPQYQMGYDRAITVFSPDGRLYQVEYAREAVKRGTTAVGIKAQDGIVLIVDKRVSSKLLEASSIEKIFKIDDHIGVASSGLVGDARALVDRARVECQINRVSYDEQIEVEALAKKLCDHMQTLTQYGGIRPYGTALLIAGVSDGECRLFETDPSGTLLEYKATGIGIGRPAAMKVFEEEYNPDLTISDAISLGLKALHSATEGKFDATTVEIGIVGKGDATFRKMPKEEVASYVEKFKQ, translated from the coding sequence ATGCAACCACAATACCAGATGGGATATGACCGGGCAATCACTGTTTTTTCACCGGACGGCAGGCTGTACCAGGTGGAATACGCCCGCGAAGCAGTAAAACGCGGTACTACCGCGGTAGGTATCAAGGCACAGGACGGGATCGTCCTCATCGTTGACAAGCGCGTCAGCTCAAAACTGCTCGAAGCGTCCTCGATCGAGAAGATCTTCAAGATCGACGATCATATCGGCGTCGCTTCCTCGGGACTGGTGGGCGATGCACGTGCCCTTGTCGACCGTGCACGGGTCGAATGCCAGATCAACCGGGTCTCCTACGACGAGCAGATCGAGGTCGAGGCGCTCGCAAAGAAACTCTGCGATCACATGCAGACGCTCACCCAGTACGGCGGGATCCGCCCGTACGGTACGGCGCTTCTGATTGCGGGTGTCAGCGATGGCGAGTGCAGGCTCTTCGAGACCGACCCCTCCGGCACGCTCCTTGAGTACAAGGCAACCGGTATCGGGATCGGCAGGCCGGCGGCGATGAAGGTCTTCGAGGAAGAATACAATCCTGACCTTACCATCAGCGATGCGATCTCCCTTGGCCTCAAGGCCCTGCACTCTGCAACCGAGGGCAAGTTCGACGCCACGACCGTCGAGATAGGTATCGTCGGAAAAGGCGATGCGACATTCAGGAAGATGCCAAAGGAAGAGGTTGCATCGTACGTTGAGAAATTCAAGCAGTGA
- a CDS encoding ribosome assembly factor SBDS, which produces MISLENAVVARLESYGEKFEILVDPHLAARVRQGEALNIEDVVAALDIFGNSSRGTRASEESLIKVFHTTDFTTVAKKIIEKGEIHLTADQRKQMTEEKRRQVITFIARNSINPQTGHPHPPQRIELAMEEARVNIDPFKHVDEQVKETVKALRPILPIRFEELRLAIRIPPDFAARAYGDIASASTMEKDEWQKDGSWVCVVRIPAGIQGEFYDLVNKLSKGEGQVKILNQVY; this is translated from the coding sequence ATGATCTCCTTAGAGAACGCCGTGGTGGCAAGGCTTGAAAGTTACGGGGAGAAGTTCGAGATCCTCGTGGATCCCCACCTTGCAGCCCGGGTACGGCAGGGCGAGGCCCTCAACATCGAGGACGTAGTCGCGGCCCTCGATATCTTCGGGAACTCGTCGCGCGGCACCCGCGCTTCGGAAGAGTCTCTCATCAAGGTCTTCCACACCACCGATTTTACCACGGTAGCAAAGAAGATCATCGAGAAAGGGGAGATTCATCTCACTGCCGACCAGCGCAAACAGATGACCGAGGAGAAGCGCCGGCAGGTCATCACCTTTATCGCACGGAACTCGATCAACCCCCAGACCGGCCACCCGCACCCGCCGCAGCGGATCGAACTGGCCATGGAGGAAGCAAGGGTCAACATCGACCCCTTTAAGCACGTTGACGAGCAGGTAAAAGAGACCGTCAAGGCGCTGCGCCCCATCCTCCCGATACGCTTCGAGGAACTCCGGCTCGCTATCCGGATCCCTCCCGACTTTGCTGCGCGGGCCTATGGGGACATTGCATCGGCAAGCACGATGGAAAAAGACGAGTGGCAGAAGGACGGGTCCTGGGTCTGCGTGGTCCGGATCCCGGCCGGCATCCAGGGCGAGTTCTACGATCTGGTCAACAAGCTCTCCAAAGGCGAGGGCCAGGTCAAGATCCTCAATCAAGTATATTAG
- a CDS encoding DNA-directed RNA polymerase subunit P, producing the protein MASTYKCARCKQKVEIDVNVRCPYCGHRILFKERGAAIKELKAR; encoded by the coding sequence ATGGCAAGTACCTACAAGTGCGCCCGGTGTAAACAGAAGGTGGAGATCGACGTCAACGTCCGCTGCCCCTACTGTGGCCACCGCATCCTCTTTAAGGAACGCGGCGCAGCGATAAAAGAGCTCAAGGCCAGGTAA
- a CDS encoding 50S ribosomal protein L37ae, which produces MASSEKSAKGKVTGSAGRFGCRYGRFVRKRVAEMEKISRASHRCPKCDNISVQRKGTGIWECRKCGYKFAGGAYQPETPTLRVALRAIDRTNTAVVESAAAAQKRAQ; this is translated from the coding sequence ATGGCAAGCTCTGAAAAATCAGCAAAGGGAAAAGTCACCGGAAGTGCCGGTCGTTTCGGCTGCAGGTACGGACGCTTTGTTCGGAAAAGAGTCGCAGAGATGGAGAAGATCTCGCGTGCATCCCACCGCTGCCCGAAGTGCGACAACATCTCGGTCCAGCGCAAGGGAACCGGGATCTGGGAGTGCCGGAAGTGCGGCTACAAGTTCGCCGGAGGCGCCTACCAGCCCGAGACCCCGACCCTCCGTGTTGCGCTCCGTGCCATCGACCGCACCAACACTGCGGTAGTTGAGTCGGCAGCTGCCGCACAGAAGAGGGCGCAGTAA
- a CDS encoding PH domain-containing protein: MAEAELFPRNVPFKPSEALVTWFIADFLLLLAFIVVVCILPMASAGAVDGYVAIAIFGLLVLATGLFFTWTRLYYESMFYELHADELRWRRGVWFRTTGIVPYNRITNLDLRQGPVMRRLNISSIAVQTAGYSGQGTPEIRIEAIEHAEELRELLRKAVHACNSGSGDATGTGRQEAPAAAEQPIAPMTTSILMLDELRRIRQLLEQQKK; this comes from the coding sequence ATGGCAGAAGCAGAACTTTTTCCCCGCAATGTGCCGTTTAAGCCCTCCGAAGCGCTGGTCACCTGGTTTATCGCCGACTTCCTCCTCCTCCTCGCCTTCATCGTGGTAGTCTGTATCCTGCCCATGGCCTCTGCCGGGGCCGTGGACGGGTATGTCGCCATCGCGATCTTCGGCCTGCTCGTTCTTGCGACCGGGCTGTTTTTCACGTGGACCAGGCTGTACTATGAGTCCATGTTCTACGAGCTCCATGCCGACGAGCTCCGCTGGCGCCGCGGGGTCTGGTTCAGGACCACCGGCATTGTCCCGTACAACCGGATCACCAACCTCGATCTCCGGCAGGGCCCGGTCATGCGCCGGCTCAATATATCGAGCATCGCTGTCCAGACCGCCGGGTATTCCGGGCAGGGAACGCCGGAGATCCGCATCGAGGCGATCGAGCACGCCGAGGAACTCCGCGAACTGTTACGAAAGGCAGTCCATGCCTGCAACAGTGGATCCGGCGATGCAACCGGGACCGGCCGGCAGGAAGCCCCCGCCGCTGCCGAACAGCCGATAGCACCTATGACCACGAGCATCCTGATGCTCGACGAGCTCCGCAGGATCCGCCAGCTCCTCGAACAACAGAAAAAGTAA
- a CDS encoding TerB family tellurite resistance protein: protein MGLFDRLAGKPAELTPKSALVLSAITIIAADGVIEESEINDLAKIVRGDRKSIDVAMQVLKANQFPAVIDLVAQKLDEKQKIATLAILSDIAMADGVLAGEEKAVLQMYMDKFKISEETMKPIIEAIAIKNDFSVFN from the coding sequence ATGGGACTTTTTGACAGACTTGCCGGGAAGCCGGCTGAACTGACACCGAAATCCGCGCTCGTGCTCTCGGCAATCACGATCATCGCTGCCGACGGCGTAATCGAGGAATCCGAGATCAACGACCTTGCAAAGATCGTCCGCGGCGACAGGAAATCCATCGACGTTGCAATGCAGGTCTTAAAGGCAAACCAGTTCCCTGCCGTTATCGACCTTGTTGCCCAGAAGCTCGACGAGAAACAGAAGATCGCAACCCTTGCAATCCTTTCCGACATTGCCATGGCAGACGGCGTCCTTGCCGGCGAGGAGAAGGCCGTTCTCCAGATGTACATGGACAAGTTCAAGATCTCCGAAGAGACCATGAAGCCGATCATCGAGGCCATCGCCATCAAGAACGACTTCTCGGTCTTTAACTAA
- a CDS encoding MFS transporter: MPALITDPRHQRLLLGAAALGILMDGLDGSIVNVALPTIASAFTTDTGTIAWVIITYLLMMAGLVLVMGSIADRGAMQKIFILGLALFTIGSAACGFSPTLSVLLAARVLQGIGAAMIAAVAPLLCVRYLPPTMLGAAMGVLGASSSIGFAAGPALGGMITHFLSWHWIFLINIPIGICGIILAARVIPADIPEPGAGTAPVDIPGAGLLFGAMAAGTFALEETAALGGIAPAVAAAFGISAACALLFVVRERTTAHPLIRLSLFGKWQFSAVLAAFFLINIVYAGVLYLLPFYLAAGMHYSLAVSGLFLLIPPVVTCIVSIPFGQWSDRYGCRWFAVASCVVFIVFDGIFAALVPSAGMLPLLLGLVLMGLAIGIAAGPAASRIIENAPKGEEGTGSSLMITVIYFGGVVGTALYAMLLTLSTSQGGVVPFAELDPAVFLEGFHLTIWAGLLLLVVPLLLSLAVRDKKAPAGESDEKNR; this comes from the coding sequence ATGCCTGCCCTCATCACGGATCCCCGGCACCAGCGTCTCCTTCTCGGAGCTGCGGCCCTCGGGATCCTGATGGACGGCCTCGACGGCTCGATCGTAAACGTTGCGCTCCCCACGATCGCCTCCGCCTTTACCACCGATACGGGCACGATCGCGTGGGTCATCATCACCTATCTCCTGATGATGGCCGGTCTTGTCCTTGTGATGGGAAGTATCGCCGACCGGGGGGCCATGCAAAAGATCTTCATTCTTGGCCTCGCGCTCTTTACGATCGGCTCTGCCGCGTGCGGCTTCTCCCCGACCCTTTCGGTGCTCCTTGCCGCCCGGGTCCTCCAGGGCATTGGTGCCGCGATGATCGCCGCGGTCGCCCCGCTCCTCTGCGTCCGCTACCTCCCGCCGACCATGCTCGGCGCGGCTATGGGCGTCCTTGGCGCATCGAGCTCGATCGGTTTTGCAGCGGGCCCGGCGCTCGGCGGGATGATCACGCATTTCCTCTCCTGGCACTGGATCTTTTTGATCAACATCCCGATCGGGATCTGCGGCATAATCCTTGCAGCGCGGGTCATCCCTGCCGACATACCGGAGCCGGGGGCCGGCACCGCACCGGTTGACATCCCCGGCGCGGGTCTCCTCTTCGGTGCCATGGCCGCGGGCACGTTCGCGCTCGAAGAGACCGCCGCGCTCGGCGGGATCGCCCCGGCGGTCGCCGCAGCCTTTGGCATAAGCGCGGCCTGCGCGCTCCTCTTTGTAGTGAGGGAGAGAACGACCGCTCATCCCCTCATACGGCTTTCCCTCTTTGGAAAATGGCAGTTCTCCGCAGTCCTTGCCGCATTCTTCCTCATCAACATCGTCTATGCCGGCGTCCTCTATCTCCTGCCGTTCTACCTTGCGGCAGGGATGCACTACAGCCTCGCGGTGAGCGGGCTCTTCCTCTTAATCCCCCCGGTCGTCACCTGCATCGTGAGCATCCCCTTCGGGCAGTGGTCCGACCGGTACGGCTGCCGCTGGTTTGCCGTTGCCTCGTGTGTGGTATTCATCGTCTTTGACGGGATCTTTGCCGCTCTTGTCCCGTCGGCAGGCATGCTCCCGCTCCTGCTCGGTCTCGTCCTCATGGGCCTTGCCATCGGGATAGCCGCCGGGCCGGCCGCAAGCCGGATCATCGAGAATGCCCCGAAAGGCGAAGAGGGCACGGGCTCGTCCCTGATGATCACCGTCATCTACTTCGGGGGCGTTGTCGGGACCGCGCTGTATGCGATGCTGCTCACCCTCTCTACTTCACAGGGTGGCGTTGTGCCCTTTGCCGAGCTCGATCCGGCAGTCTTTCTCGAAGGATTCCATCTCACCATCTGGGCCGGGCTCCTCCTCTTGGTTGTCCCGCTTCTCCTCTCCCTTGCAGTCAGGGACAAGAAAGCTCCCGCCGGGGAATCAGATGAAAAAAACCGGTAA
- a CDS encoding 50S ribosomal protein L15e, with amino-acid sequence MVKSMYAYVRDAWARPDKSEVKAMLWDRMQEWRREGSVTRLEHPTRIDRARSLGYKAKQGIAVVRVQVRRGGRRVSRYVRARRSARMGKNKSTPGKSIQRIAEERASRRYPNMEVLNSYWVGQDGKLKYYEVILVDGHHPSIQSDKNLAWMANPTHRGRAERGKTSAGRKGRGMRTKGKGTEKTRPSIRSNANQGK; translated from the coding sequence ATGGTAAAATCGATGTATGCGTATGTCAGGGACGCATGGGCGAGACCTGACAAGTCCGAAGTAAAAGCAATGCTCTGGGACCGGATGCAGGAGTGGCGCCGCGAAGGCAGCGTTACCCGTCTTGAGCACCCGACCCGTATCGACCGCGCCCGCTCGCTTGGCTACAAGGCAAAGCAGGGTATTGCGGTTGTCCGTGTCCAGGTCCGCCGCGGCGGGCGCCGGGTATCCCGGTATGTCCGGGCACGCCGGTCCGCACGCATGGGCAAGAACAAGAGCACCCCAGGTAAGAGCATCCAGCGGATTGCCGAGGAACGCGCATCCCGCCGGTACCCGAACATGGAAGTCCTGAACTCCTACTGGGTCGGCCAGGATGGCAAGCTGAAATACTACGAAGTTATCCTCGTTGACGGCCACCACCCCTCGATCCAGAGCGACAAGAACCTCGCATGGATGGCAAACCCGACCCACCGCGGCCGTGCCGAGCGCGGCAAGACCTCCGCTGGCAGGAAGGGCCGTGGCATGAGGACCAAGGGTAAGGGTACCGAGAAGACCCGCCCGAGCATCCGCTCCAACGCCAACCAGGGCAAATAA
- a CDS encoding prefoldin subunit beta — protein MQNISPKVQNQFAMLQQVQQQLQTILQQKTQYEMAVREAKRAQEEIADATEDTPMYMSIGTIMVQKKKDYVNAKLTEKVETLELRVKSLEKQEKMLQGKFEQLQTQIKSALEGKSAPNAA, from the coding sequence ATGCAGAACATTTCCCCGAAAGTCCAGAACCAGTTTGCCATGCTCCAGCAGGTCCAGCAGCAGCTCCAGACGATCCTCCAGCAGAAGACCCAGTACGAGATGGCCGTGCGCGAGGCCAAGCGTGCCCAGGAAGAGATCGCGGACGCAACCGAAGACACGCCCATGTACATGAGCATCGGGACGATCATGGTCCAGAAAAAGAAGGACTACGTGAACGCGAAACTCACCGAGAAGGTCGAGACCCTTGAACTCCGGGTCAAGTCCTTAGAGAAACAGGAAAAGATGCTGCAGGGGAAGTTCGAGCAACTCCAGACCCAGATCAAATCCGCACTCGAGGGCAAGAGCGCCCCGAATGCCGCATAA